A genomic stretch from Parvularculales bacterium includes:
- a CDS encoding hydantoinase/oxoprolinase family protein → MTTQSLRLAIDIGGTFTDTVLVSGEETITASAKTLTTHQNPADGAMEGAMRVIEQSGQSLGDVTGFIHGTTLATNALIERRGAVVATVTTEGFRDILEIAYERRYSQYDINLEKPDLLVPRERALTVRERVSAEGNVLIALEDAAIDALLADIDASGAEAIAICLMHAYANPSHEHKLRDQLAAKRPHLKVSISSGVSPEAREFDRLCTTVANAYIQPLMESYLMRLVDRFTAEGVVCPILMMTAGGGMCTVQTAARLPIRLVESGPAGGAILAARIAAKAGISDVLSFDMGGTTAKLCLIDNASPQTSREFEIARAARFIKGSGMPVRIPAIEMIEIGAGGGSIAGVDRLDRLMVGPKSAGSEPGPVAFGRGGTEPTVTDSDITLGYITPETFAEGHIKIDPDASEEALVRVIGSRLGSDASGAADGISRIVDESMASAGRMHAVESGKDIGSRTMIAFGGNGPLHASRVARSAGITRIVIPPNPGVASAVGFLYAPVSFEIVRSRYSLLETLNFGAVNELFDDMIAEAGGVVARGAGDAPTGIKRTAFMRYNGQGHEIEITLPGRALIADDIGPLTAAFEEEYRKQFSRPVPGMQIEILNWSVRVATRSPDIPALPATPPLKTATPAEMRPITCDVDGTAKQAGFFSRCSLKPGDRVQGPALITEPQTTTLVSADFSAHVDAIGNLVLVRNQKGDA, encoded by the coding sequence ATGACAACTCAATCACTGCGCCTCGCCATCGACATTGGCGGCACCTTTACTGACACGGTTCTTGTCTCCGGTGAGGAGACGATAACTGCCTCGGCCAAAACCCTGACGACCCATCAAAACCCCGCCGATGGCGCCATGGAAGGCGCCATGCGCGTCATTGAACAGTCAGGGCAGAGTTTGGGCGATGTGACGGGTTTCATCCACGGAACAACGCTTGCGACTAACGCCCTGATCGAGCGGCGCGGTGCGGTTGTGGCGACTGTCACGACCGAGGGGTTTCGTGACATTCTGGAAATCGCTTACGAACGGCGCTATTCGCAATATGACATCAATCTCGAAAAACCTGATTTATTGGTTCCCCGTGAGCGGGCACTGACCGTACGCGAGCGAGTGTCGGCAGAGGGCAATGTTCTGATTGCCCTTGAAGACGCGGCGATTGACGCATTGCTCGCCGATATCGATGCGAGCGGTGCCGAGGCGATCGCAATCTGTCTGATGCATGCCTATGCCAATCCGTCGCATGAGCACAAATTGCGGGATCAACTGGCAGCAAAACGGCCCCATCTCAAAGTATCGATATCCTCCGGGGTCAGCCCCGAGGCGCGTGAATTCGACCGGCTCTGCACAACGGTTGCCAATGCCTATATCCAGCCGCTGATGGAGTCCTATCTGATGCGCCTGGTCGACCGGTTTACCGCCGAAGGCGTCGTCTGCCCGATCCTCATGATGACCGCAGGCGGCGGGATGTGCACGGTGCAGACTGCCGCCCGACTCCCCATAAGGCTGGTGGAGAGCGGACCCGCCGGCGGTGCCATTCTTGCAGCCCGCATCGCAGCCAAAGCAGGGATCAGTGACGTGCTATCCTTCGATATGGGCGGCACCACCGCCAAGCTCTGCCTGATCGACAATGCCAGCCCGCAGACCTCGCGCGAATTCGAAATCGCACGTGCGGCCCGCTTCATCAAGGGGTCGGGCATGCCCGTGCGGATTCCCGCCATAGAGATGATTGAAATCGGCGCCGGCGGCGGTTCAATCGCCGGTGTCGACCGGCTGGACCGCCTGATGGTGGGGCCTAAATCTGCCGGATCCGAACCCGGCCCGGTTGCATTTGGCAGGGGCGGCACCGAGCCGACAGTGACCGACAGTGACATCACACTGGGATATATCACACCGGAAACCTTTGCCGAGGGGCATATCAAAATCGACCCGGACGCATCGGAGGAGGCACTGGTGCGGGTGATCGGATCCCGGCTTGGAAGCGATGCGTCGGGGGCCGCCGATGGCATCAGCCGTATCGTCGATGAAAGCATGGCCAGTGCGGGCCGCATGCATGCTGTGGAATCGGGCAAGGATATCGGATCGCGGACAATGATTGCCTTTGGCGGAAACGGCCCTCTGCATGCGAGCCGCGTGGCCCGTTCGGCAGGCATTACCCGTATCGTGATCCCGCCAAATCCGGGCGTGGCCTCGGCTGTCGGCTTCCTGTACGCCCCGGTCAGCTTTGAGATCGTCAGGTCACGTTACTCACTGCTGGAGACGCTCAACTTCGGCGCGGTCAATGAGCTGTTCGATGATATGATCGCTGAAGCTGGCGGTGTGGTTGCCCGGGGTGCCGGTGATGCCCCGACCGGGATCAAGCGCACAGCCTTCATGCGTTATAACGGTCAGGGCCACGAGATCGAGATCACCCTGCCGGGGCGGGCTTTGATTGCGGATGATATCGGCCCGTTGACTGCAGCGTTTGAGGAGGAGTACCGCAAACAATTCTCCCGTCCCGTCCCGGGGATGCAAATCGAGATTCTGAACTGGTCGGTGCGCGTGGCAACCCGGAGCCCGGATATACCGGCGCTTCCCGCAACCCCGCCATTGAAGACCGCCACGCCGGCAGAAATGCGGCCCATCACATGTGATGTTGACGGCACGGCAAAGCAAGCAGGATTTTTTTCACGCTGCAGCCTCAAACCCGGCGACCGGGTGCAGGGCCCGGCATTGATTACAGAGCCTCAGACCACTACGCTGGTCTCTGCCGACTTCTCGGCGCATGTGGATGCCATTGGAAATCTTGTCCTGGTTCGGAACCAGAAAGGAGACGCAT